A stretch of Methanococcus voltae PS DNA encodes these proteins:
- a CDS encoding cobalamin biosynthesis protein → MIKILYITKNGKVIGEKIKKVLEFYKYDCLLEYSKEFKPQGDEKGFIFIMATGITLRKYILGELKEYIKDKTKDPFVIAVDEMGNNIIPLLSSHLGHGMYFSKLLGDELQINVSKTTASDVNNKIGIDVLSEKYFLETPSKKDILQINKAVLEYKPKLSIPISWKNSETEKLNESYELTYHDSKDDKLGNKNDSWIFEDTIVLKAKPICFGIGARKDIPSHKVYWTIKKACYLRNIPAWRINSFSTVEVKKNEKGIIDTASKFKKSLNIYSIEELNNIYDNFDKKGTLERSEFVHKNIGTYGVSEPCAILDVLEHIDYEIDNEIDNKNKNNLLVENKKDVLESIDLILPKLKNDGVTVSICSTI, encoded by the coding sequence ATGATAAAAATTTTATATATTACGAAAAATGGCAAAGTAATTGGCGAAAAAATAAAAAAAGTATTAGAATTTTACAAATATGACTGTTTACTAGAGTATTCAAAAGAATTTAAGCCCCAAGGGGATGAAAAAGGTTTTATATTTATAATGGCTACTGGAATAACCCTAAGAAAGTATATACTAGGAGAATTAAAGGAATATATAAAAGATAAAACCAAAGACCCTTTTGTTATTGCAGTTGATGAGATGGGAAATAATATAATACCTTTGTTATCAAGTCATTTAGGGCATGGCATGTATTTCTCTAAATTATTGGGCGATGAATTGCAAATTAATGTTTCAAAAACCACTGCTTCAGATGTGAACAATAAAATTGGTATTGATGTACTTTCTGAAAAATATTTTTTAGAAACTCCTTCTAAAAAAGATATACTACAAATAAACAAAGCTGTTTTAGAATATAAACCAAAATTAAGTATTCCTATATCTTGGAAAAATTCAGAAACTGAAAAATTAAACGAAAGTTACGAATTAACGTATCATGATTCAAAAGATGATAAGTTAGGAAATAAAAATGATAGTTGGATATTTGAAGACACCATAGTGTTAAAAGCAAAACCAATTTGTTTTGGTATTGGTGCAAGAAAAGATATTCCTAGTCATAAGGTATATTGGACTATTAAAAAAGCTTGCTACCTTAGAAATATACCCGCGTGGCGTATTAATAGCTTTTCTACAGTTGAAGTGAAAAAAAACGAGAAAGGAATTATCGATACTGCTTCAAAGTTTAAAAAATCATTGAATATATACTCTATCGAAGAATTAAATAATATTTATGATAATTTTGATAAAAAAGGTACTTTGGAACGTTCTGAGTTCGTACACAAAAATATTGGAACTTATGGGGTTTCTGAGCCTTGTGCAATCTTAGATGTACTTGAACATATTGATTATGAAATAGATAATGAAATAGATAATAAAAATAAAAATAATTTATTAGTGGAAAATAAAAAAGATGTTTTAGAATCTATTGATTTAATATTACCTAAATTAAAAAATGATGGCGTAACAGTATCAATTTGTTCTACAATTTAA
- a CDS encoding stage II sporulation protein M: MSKKVYAVLETFYAFKRQKYIIYATTAIFLISFILSYYMIRYNIMGFEDFGNTIFQSLAPQFEQFRNMGFIDLTIAIIINNLFVIFLNLVLTIFSLIILVFNSFVLAYVASISDLPTFLLLVVPHGIFEIPGFILSSSAGIIVFIGILRWIKDSKFHKIYLQDALRIFVVSVILIIVAGIIEGTVTFSIAKSIV; this comes from the coding sequence ATGAGCAAAAAGGTTTATGCGGTATTGGAAACATTTTACGCATTTAAAAGGCAAAAATACATCATATATGCAACGACAGCGATATTTTTAATTTCTTTTATTTTGTCATATTATATGATACGATATAACATAATGGGCTTTGAAGACTTTGGAAATACGATATTTCAGAGTTTAGCACCCCAATTTGAACAGTTTAGGAATATGGGATTCATAGATTTAACCATTGCAATAATTATAAACAATCTATTTGTGATATTTTTAAACCTGGTACTAACAATATTTTCATTGATTATATTAGTATTTAATTCGTTTGTATTAGCTTACGTTGCTTCAATTAGCGATTTACCAACCTTCTTGTTGTTAGTAGTCCCTCATGGAATATTTGAGATACCTGGATTTATACTATCTAGTAGTGCAGGAATTATTGTATTTATAGGTATTTTAAGATGGATAAAAGATTCTAAATTCCACAAAATTTATTTACAGGATGCGTTAAGGATATTTGTTGTTTCGGTAATATTAATAATAGTTGCAGGGATAATTGAAGGCACTGTTACATTTTCAATTGCAAAATCGATTGTATAA
- a CDS encoding phosphatidylglycerophosphatase A → MDNKNITNLIDNQYIMKKLAKYAVNSELLLDSGMKMCICADDEQEKIKNEFYKILHISVQNPNVYTLLICAILMDEEGKAGNMPFDYESDPTYIYSDEVIGMSIANEIAGTKGTFNFKWYDAKKPGIIGKLDKEGYMYLDDAVAGLVAGCMSKLFENIN, encoded by the coding sequence ATGGATAATAAAAATATTACGAATTTAATAGACAATCAATATATAATGAAAAAATTGGCCAAATACGCAGTAAACTCAGAATTATTATTGGATTCAGGGATGAAAATGTGTATTTGTGCAGACGATGAACAAGAAAAAATAAAGAATGAATTTTATAAAATTTTACACATATCTGTACAAAATCCTAACGTCTACACATTATTAATTTGTGCAATATTGATGGATGAAGAGGGAAAGGCCGGAAATATGCCTTTTGATTATGAGAGCGACCCTACGTATATATATTCTGATGAAGTAATTGGAATGAGTATTGCAAATGAAATAGCAGGTACTAAAGGAACCTTTAATTTTAAGTGGTATGATGCTAAAAAACCAGGTATAATTGGTAAATTGGATAAAGAAGGATATATGTATTTGGACGATGCCGTAGCTGGATTGGTGGCAGGTTGTATGTCTAAATTATTTGAAAACATAAATTAA
- a CDS encoding DUF483 domain-containing protein, with protein sequence MDIKYLYEKITNIESLEDEFPILKSHITRMDPFLLEEVIGRLRKQIYIVDKYNPVVRPAIDPFVSSELGIYRRLDDIELGKLLNYPKCCVNSFSEQCRFGIDSEHLKDVDNLIKLLKTEDDKVIDSEDYKFFKKYIPNINDVYAIVLPSGFIPCNIMCKEAWKNRLIGTVDQGEFKQLEELEKLLYCELPHLHGAYEEYFEKIILDGKL encoded by the coding sequence GTGGATATAAAATATTTATATGAAAAAATAACAAATATTGAAAGCCTTGAGGACGAATTTCCCATTTTAAAAAGCCATATTACAAGAATGGATCCATTTTTATTGGAAGAAGTAATTGGAAGGCTAAGAAAACAGATTTACATCGTTGATAAATATAATCCAGTAGTTAGGCCGGCGATAGACCCTTTTGTTTCTTCAGAATTGGGTATATACCGACGTTTAGACGATATAGAATTGGGAAAATTGTTAAATTACCCAAAATGTTGTGTAAATTCATTTTCCGAACAATGCAGGTTTGGTATTGATTCAGAACATTTAAAAGATGTAGATAATTTAATAAAATTGCTAAAAACTGAAGATGATAAAGTTATAGATTCTGAAGATTATAAATTTTTTAAAAAATATATTCCAAATATAAACGATGTATACGCTATAGTTTTACCGTCAGGATTTATACCTTGTAATATCATGTGTAAAGAAGCTTGGAAAAATAGATTAATAGGTACAGTTGACCAAGGAGAGTTTAAACAGTTAGAAGAGTTAGAAAAATTACTTTATTGTGAATTACCTCATTTACACGGGGCTTATGAAGAATATTTTGAAAAAATAATATTGGATGGTAAATTATAG
- a CDS encoding potassium channel family protein: MYIIVAGMGRVGSTLAKSLSEKNYDLVVIDSRKEVCDEVAGELDALVLNGDCTKVKTLENAGIEEADVFIAVTGNQELNLISGLIAKKHGVAKTIARVSEPSYKEVFESLGIDVIISPELVAAKYLEKLIDRPGVVDLAIIGRGDAEILELIIPPNSEVSDKQIKELGAKDYVIIAIYEGSELKIPDGNTELKPYDRILLLAKSESLDTVRKTFSSGEL; the protein is encoded by the coding sequence ATGTATATTATTGTAGCAGGCATGGGTAGAGTTGGAAGTACGCTTGCTAAATCATTATCAGAGAAAAATTATGATTTAGTAGTCATTGATAGTAGAAAAGAAGTTTGTGACGAAGTTGCTGGAGAGTTGGACGCTTTAGTATTGAATGGGGATTGTACCAAAGTTAAAACTTTAGAAAATGCAGGAATTGAGGAAGCAGACGTGTTTATTGCAGTAACAGGTAATCAGGAGTTAAATTTAATAAGTGGTTTGATTGCAAAAAAACATGGTGTGGCAAAAACAATTGCAAGAGTTAGCGAACCAAGTTATAAGGAAGTTTTCGAGAGTTTAGGAATTGATGTAATTATAAGTCCTGAATTAGTAGCTGCAAAATACTTGGAAAAGCTAATTGACAGACCTGGTGTAGTAGATTTAGCAATAATTGGTAGGGGGGACGCAGAAATTTTGGAATTAATCATACCGCCTAATTCCGAAGTTTCAGATAAACAAATTAAAGAATTAGGTGCAAAGGATTACGTTATAATTGCAATTTATGAAGGCAGTGAATTAAAAATACCTGATGGAAACACTGAATTAAAGCCATATGATAGAATATTATTGCTAGCCAAGTCAGAGTCTTTGGATACCGTTAGAAAAACGTTTTCAAGCGGAGAATTGTAA
- a CDS encoding ATP-grasp domain-containing protein, with translation MFEEFKYYFENKENKENKGNINSIEFIDTNQFINFRNEEEILKYDIIISRVERDFLTRGLYVLKYIESINEKNLKKGLKTVKIINNSKAVETCQNKYLTYVKLNEFMPKSYLTYSKEFKDIEELVEKNIEYPIVVKPVYGGYGNNVLMARDSKELNNICDLINSSNKEIFLQEYVPYKHDLRVFVLGKEVIGCMERIPHENWKANYSLGATIKEFEISEDIKKCVLNATRKLEAELVGVDVLVTEKDFKILEMNITPQFSGMIHFVDVPKKIIEYCLNLSKKDNK, from the coding sequence ATATTTGAAGAATTTAAGTATTACTTTGAAAATAAAGAAAATAAAGAAAATAAAGGAAATATTAATTCTATAGAATTTATAGATACAAACCAATTTATCAATTTTAGAAATGAAGAAGAGATATTAAAATATGATATAATTATATCGAGAGTTGAAAGAGATTTTTTAACTCGGGGATTGTATGTTTTAAAATATATTGAAAGTATCAACGAAAAGAATTTAAAAAAAGGATTAAAGACTGTAAAAATTATTAATAATTCTAAAGCTGTTGAAACTTGCCAAAATAAATATTTAACTTACGTAAAGTTAAATGAATTTATGCCAAAATCTTATTTGACATATTCAAAAGAATTTAAGGATATTGAAGAATTAGTAGAAAAAAATATTGAATATCCCATAGTTGTAAAGCCTGTTTACGGCGGTTATGGAAATAATGTACTTATGGCGAGAGATTCAAAAGAATTAAACAATATATGTGATTTAATTAATTCTTCGAATAAAGAGATATTTTTACAAGAATATGTCCCATATAAGCACGATTTAAGGGTTTTTGTCCTTGGAAAGGAAGTTATCGGTTGTATGGAAAGAATACCTCATGAAAATTGGAAAGCGAACTATTCACTTGGTGCTACAATCAAAGAATTTGAAATTAGTGAAGATATTAAAAAATGCGTATTAAATGCCACTAGGAAATTAGAAGCAGAATTAGTGGGGGTTGACGTTTTAGTAACGGAAAAAGACTTTAAAATTCTAGAAATGAATATTACACCCCAATTTAGTGGAATGATACATTTTGTAGATGTTCCGAAAAAAATAATAGAATATTGTCTAAATTTATCAAAAAAGGATAATAAATAA
- a CDS encoding DUF4013 domain-containing protein, producing the protein MGFGDDYVINPLKYTISNIKALLIYTVLGFIPLALLLVVVLTTGISLISQYGSSLDNMTPETIIMLLTTAGIGFLIWLVVSILISLATNGYIVKLVKTTVEGEQQLPEWEEWGDLLTKGLIFVIGSFLVAVAFSIISAILGFPFDYLRIPAIAGLISIIVSIFQMLYTPLAASNYAYTEQFAAFFRVKEITEMMSLKWLAVLIVVVIVSIIMMIPTFALVAGFVISLIGGSYEMSAIVGMLAAIMAAFTSSIVSFYGYRCYATYYKSVIGNPIGRMVFNKVGHTDMDESTKDMD; encoded by the coding sequence ATGGGATTTGGAGATGATTATGTTATAAATCCTTTGAAGTATACGATAAGTAATATTAAAGCACTTTTAATATATACGGTATTAGGATTTATACCCCTGGCTTTATTGTTAGTAGTAGTGTTAACAACTGGAATATCACTTATTTCCCAATATGGTTCTAGTTTGGACAATATGACGCCGGAAACAATAATAATGTTGTTAACAACTGCAGGAATTGGATTTCTAATATGGTTGGTCGTATCTATATTGATTTCCCTAGCTACAAATGGTTATATTGTAAAATTGGTAAAAACTACCGTGGAAGGGGAACAACAGCTACCAGAATGGGAAGAATGGGGCGATTTATTAACTAAAGGTCTTATATTTGTAATTGGTAGTTTTTTAGTGGCTGTAGCATTCTCGATAATAAGTGCAATACTTGGATTTCCATTTGATTATTTAAGAATACCTGCAATTGCAGGGCTTATATCTATTATTGTATCCATATTCCAAATGCTTTATACGCCATTAGCAGCTTCGAACTATGCTTATACAGAGCAGTTTGCGGCTTTCTTTAGAGTTAAAGAAATAACTGAAATGATGAGTTTAAAGTGGCTTGCAGTACTCATTGTAGTAGTTATTGTATCTATCATAATGATGATACCTACATTTGCATTAGTTGCAGGCTTTGTAATATCCTTAATCGGTGGTAGCTATGAAATGAGTGCTATTGTAGGTATGTTAGCAGCAATAATGGCAGCATTTACATCTTCGATAGTTTCCTTCTATGGGTACAGATGTTATGCTACTTACTATAAGTCGGTAATAGGTAATCCTATAGGTAGAATGGTCTTTAATAAAGTAGGACACACAGATATGGATGAATCTACAAAAGATATGGATTAA
- a CDS encoding DUF4013 domain-containing protein, producing MGFGDDYIINPLKYALSNIKALLIFAILEFIPLAMFLIMLVAIVTPFSQSAFDMGQMSPESLIMLMFSLGVGFVIFLFIGIIIDLIVSIFLNGYIMKILSTTINGEQKLPEWENWKELFYKGFVFFIGTVILNLVFFFINMGFGIIDYMSVFFFSYSDMGIFALFVSIIVFFFKLVLSIIQAIYTPLALSNYAYTEEFKGFFEVKKIFKMMSLNWLAVLIVAVIVVLIIELPLYALIVFAIIFGIITESVTLAVVLGIVGILYASITLPLVSIYMYRCYGTYYKKTNEELEYCDLKE from the coding sequence TTGGGATTTGGAGACGATTATATTATAAATCCTTTGAAATATGCCTTAAGTAATATTAAAGCACTTTTAATATTCGCAATACTAGAATTTATACCACTTGCAATGTTTTTAATAATGTTGGTGGCCATAGTGACCCCATTTTCCCAATCTGCATTTGATATGGGTCAAATGTCACCGGAATCTCTCATAATGTTGATGTTTTCATTAGGTGTCGGTTTTGTTATTTTCCTTTTTATAGGAATTATAATCGATTTGATAGTGTCTATATTTTTAAATGGATATATTATGAAAATATTGAGCACGACAATCAATGGAGAACAGAAATTACCAGAATGGGAAAATTGGAAAGAATTATTTTATAAGGGCTTCGTATTTTTCATAGGTACTGTAATTTTAAATCTGGTATTTTTCTTCATTAACATGGGTTTTGGAATTATAGACTATATGAGCGTATTTTTCTTCTCATATTCTGATATGGGAATATTTGCGTTATTCGTTTCAATAATAGTCTTTTTCTTCAAACTTGTACTTTCAATAATCCAGGCAATATATACGCCTCTAGCTCTTTCCAACTACGCGTATACTGAGGAATTCAAAGGATTTTTTGAAGTTAAAAAAATATTTAAAATGATGAGTTTGAATTGGCTCGCCGTGTTAATTGTAGCAGTCATAGTGGTTTTAATAATCGAGTTACCTTTATATGCCTTGATAGTTTTTGCAATAATTTTCGGAATTATAACAGAAAGTGTTACATTGGCAGTTGTTTTGGGTATAGTGGGCATACTTTATGCTTCAATAACTTTGCCATTAGTTTCAATATATATGTACCGGTGTTATGGAACTTATTATAAAAAAACAAATGAAGAATTAGAATATTGTGATTTGAAAGAATAA
- a CDS encoding methanogenesis marker 16 metalloprotein gives MENCEKIIVTVEELKKMVKNNEEDKINEVDVVTCGTCGIMSGTMAIMHIPMGQKFRKAEKFTLNGINCNVGPCPNEYLGSVDITVNGTTHTEDYGGGFLFKDLIAGKEVVAKAYCDNVVYEKTLTLSDIPTAELIGTRMAFKNYVALTNLGEPVNTIFHRVALKKGEASFSGCGEYNPLQNMETEYSNLFGKKILLNGSEGLILGYGTRYSAEKPNLMISADMHNMDDYYIGGFHTSAGAEIYDTVAVPIEMNDKNKEYLMTIDDDIVLPLTNVLGRELIKKASYGEAWNNTDLRPKVDLTKCTENKHRDGIIPLSKFCEAVALCPTKALENGIPSKDCFGCGVCATVCHEGVYSMNMNTIGGIPITCRQSDRVRALALSKELKKRIEKGEFKL, from the coding sequence ATGGAAAATTGTGAAAAAATTATTGTAACAGTCGAAGAATTAAAAAAAATGGTAAAAAATAATGAAGAGGACAAAATTAACGAAGTAGATGTCGTTACTTGTGGTACTTGCGGTATAATGTCCGGTACAATGGCAATAATGCACATTCCTATGGGTCAAAAATTTAGAAAAGCGGAGAAATTCACATTGAACGGTATTAACTGTAATGTTGGCCCTTGCCCTAACGAATATTTAGGTAGCGTGGATATTACCGTGAATGGAACAACCCATACTGAAGATTATGGTGGCGGATTTTTATTTAAAGATTTAATAGCTGGAAAAGAAGTAGTGGCTAAAGCTTACTGCGATAATGTAGTTTATGAAAAAACATTGACATTGTCAGATATACCTACTGCGGAGCTTATAGGTACTAGGATGGCTTTTAAAAACTACGTTGCTTTAACAAACCTAGGTGAACCAGTTAATACAATATTCCACAGAGTTGCTTTGAAAAAAGGAGAAGCTTCATTTTCAGGCTGTGGGGAGTACAATCCTCTTCAGAATATGGAAACAGAATATTCAAACTTATTCGGAAAAAAAATCCTGCTAAATGGTTCTGAGGGTCTTATATTAGGATATGGTACTAGATATTCAGCAGAAAAGCCGAATTTGATGATTAGTGCAGATATGCACAATATGGATGATTACTATATTGGCGGATTCCATACTTCTGCAGGAGCTGAAATTTACGATACGGTTGCAGTACCGATTGAAATGAACGATAAAAATAAAGAATACCTCATGACTATTGACGATGATATAGTACTACCACTTACAAACGTATTAGGTCGTGAACTAATCAAAAAAGCTAGCTATGGCGAAGCCTGGAATAATACTGATTTAAGACCAAAAGTCGACTTGACCAAATGTACTGAAAATAAGCATCGTGATGGAATAATACCACTAAGTAAGTTTTGTGAAGCTGTAGCTTTGTGTCCAACTAAAGCTCTTGAAAATGGCATTCCTTCAAAAGATTGCTTTGGTTGTGGTGTTTGTGCCACAGTATGTCATGAAGGTGTTTATAGCATGAATATGAATACTATTGGAGGTATTCCAATTACTTGTCGTCAATCTGATAGGGTTAGAGCGTTAGCACTTTCAAAAGAGCTTAAAAAAAGAATTGAAAAAGGAGAATTTAAATTATAA
- a CDS encoding DUF5591 domain-containing protein, translating to MLEPLMYDIGRICKETIEIEGEKIGVTPKIIDKNYLKNGYNGSNDNGAILKVPFDCPEPLKNTILSINTENNSKIQIIDFGKTISSLEDIDPNKELYVITDIVQMISRKELINIIPKIREKISPNAGIYVPNVLPSQVPLLVYMGVDYFDYGAVDYYSVMGYQLSKNRQYTTSATKKELTKNNEDKDSIGLKIHNRQVMDSIIEETLYCIENKKLRNLVEETTISDPYLRANYRRYVPDLRNIPLSTENKLIVTMDEVKIPEVKKYIERAVNYTPFSNLIVLLPCSSKKPYSMSKSHQKFIGAINSIKTPVDELILTSPYGIVPRALELCVKYDIPVTGEWSADEIDFINENLLKYLKNAKDKFSNDETNKKGLKIVAHLPEHYLEILDMEKINLVLDDMDEFIISSIDGNPTTNDSISNLKAILKDLEIKNREERKLSAMARKEDEKTNENVDNDKNEVEKPLRFTRRGQVIHNYQELAKFQFGKNFIPNDVVVKGKHKKFFIKQNGKEVQICTLNDRKGLFVLTVNGGELLGKENWVELNFKAKKGSLFAPGFKDAQNIISVNDEVVIYYDDKYIGVGRALMNASEMKKATSGILLNIRHVFK from the coding sequence ATGTTAGAGCCACTAATGTATGATATAGGAAGAATTTGCAAAGAAACAATTGAAATTGAAGGCGAAAAAATAGGTGTAACTCCTAAAATAATTGATAAAAATTATTTAAAAAATGGATATAATGGCAGTAACGATAATGGTGCTATTTTAAAAGTTCCTTTCGATTGTCCAGAGCCTTTAAAAAATACAATTTTATCAATAAATACTGAAAATAACAGTAAAATACAAATAATAGATTTTGGGAAGACCATATCTAGTTTGGAAGATATTGACCCAAATAAAGAATTATACGTTATAACCGATATCGTACAAATGATATCTAGGAAAGAATTAATAAACATAATTCCTAAAATAAGGGAAAAGATTTCCCCAAATGCCGGAATATACGTACCAAATGTTTTACCTTCTCAAGTACCGTTACTCGTTTATATGGGTGTAGATTACTTTGATTACGGGGCTGTGGATTATTATTCAGTAATGGGTTACCAATTATCAAAAAATAGGCAATACACTACTTCAGCTACCAAAAAGGAGTTAACAAAAAATAATGAAGATAAAGATAGTATTGGCTTAAAAATCCACAATAGGCAAGTAATGGATTCAATAATTGAAGAAACACTCTATTGTATTGAAAATAAAAAATTAAGGAATTTGGTCGAAGAAACTACAATTTCTGACCCTTATTTAAGAGCTAATTATAGAAGGTATGTACCAGACCTTAGAAATATACCTCTTTCCACGGAAAATAAGTTAATTGTAACAATGGATGAAGTTAAAATACCTGAGGTAAAGAAATACATTGAAAGGGCTGTTAATTACACCCCATTTAGTAATTTAATAGTTTTATTACCTTGCTCTTCAAAAAAACCCTATTCAATGTCTAAATCACACCAAAAGTTTATTGGAGCTATTAATTCTATAAAAACACCTGTAGATGAGTTAATTTTAACATCGCCTTATGGTATAGTGCCAAGAGCTTTGGAATTATGTGTAAAATATGATATTCCAGTAACTGGCGAATGGAGTGCAGATGAAATCGACTTTATAAATGAAAATCTTTTAAAATATTTGAAAAATGCAAAAGATAAATTTTCCAATGACGAAACCAATAAAAAAGGATTAAAAATAGTTGCACACTTGCCAGAACATTATTTAGAAATATTAGACATGGAAAAAATAAATTTAGTATTGGATGATATGGATGAATTTATAATTTCATCAATAGATGGAAATCCTACTACAAACGATTCAATTTCAAATTTAAAAGCAATTTTAAAAGATTTAGAAATAAAAAATCGTGAAGAAAGAAAATTAAGTGCAATGGCTAGAAAAGAAGACGAAAAAACAAATGAAAATGTAGATAATGATAAAAACGAAGTTGAAAAGCCTTTAAGATTTACAAGAAGGGGACAAGTTATTCATAACTATCAAGAGCTTGCAAAATTCCAATTTGGTAAGAATTTCATACCAAATGACGTAGTAGTCAAAGGAAAGCATAAAAAATTCTTTATAAAGCAAAATGGTAAGGAAGTTCAAATATGTACTCTAAATGACAGAAAAGGGCTTTTTGTACTAACTGTTAACGGCGGGGAATTGCTAGGTAAAGAAAACTGGGTAGAATTAAATTTCAAAGCTAAAAAAGGTTCTTTATTTGCTCCAGGGTTTAAAGATGCACAGAATATTATTTCGGTAAATGATGAAGTTGTAATTTACTATGACGATAAGTATATTGGCGTTGGTAGGGCGTTAATGAATGCTTCGGAGATGAAAAAAGCAACAAGTGGCATACTTTTAAACATAAGACACGTATTTAAGTAA